The following are encoded in a window of Fusarium oxysporum f. sp. lycopersici 4287 chromosome 5, whole genome shotgun sequence genomic DNA:
- a CDS encoding hypothetical protein (At least one base has a quality score < 10), with the protein MSKLAVAKEAVKEAVIGTHEPEQLAAHTKARFTKHAIKDPETGELYLGPDEFINAVAPEGEDYHKISRDQYSILFSVADVNGKGKVSLADWGIFEHLLNKPDAEYQIAFRLFDVERTGSVKYDDFRTLYELNKGPDNLTFDWDSDWAKIYIGNKKHRHPLDYPQFCQMLRGLQGERIRQAFHQLDKDGDGFISGEEFERIIVETARHKLSEHILDNLHTLVNLSIGSKISYANVRAFQNVIGGMDLVELILRRAIDQSKDGKITRPEFLNEAAKLTRFSLFTPMEADILFHFAGLDEPSGRLGLSDFAKVLDPSWRNPIYDAVEATKAKVAAGGILMGVLTSGYNFALGSVAGAFGAFMVYPIDLVKTRLQNQRGAQPGQRLYKNSIDCFQKVIRNEGFRGLYSGVLPQLVGVAPEKAIKLTVNDLARKYFTDKNGNISVLSEMISGGSAGACQVVFTNPLEIVKIRLQVQGEVAKTVEGTPKRSAMWIVRNLGLVGLYKGASACLLRDVPFSAIYFPTYSHLKKDFFGESPTNKLGVLQLLTAGAIAGMPAAYLTTPCDVIKTRLQVEARKGEATYNGLRHAAKTIWKEEGFTAFFKGGPARIFRSSPQFGFTLAAYEVLQTLLPMPGTQKEKIPTGVSDAVSTVKGSLDTSPYGRSRNALKVILDLDEDFGKVKLPNEKGWRSLPKIMGGGGQ; encoded by the exons ATGTCCAAGCTTGCTGTGGCCAAGGAGGCCGTCAAGGAGGCCGTCATCGGCACACACGAACCTGAACAGCTTGCTGCCCACACCAAGGCGCGCTTCACCAAGCATGCTATCAAGGACCCTGAGACAGGCGAACTGTACCTCGGACCCGATGAGTTTATCAACGCTGTTGCGCCTGAGGGTGAGGATTAC CACAAGATCTCCCGTGATCAATACTCCATTCTATTCAGCGTCGCGGATGTCAATGGCAAGGGCAAAGTGAGTCTTGCTGACTGGGGTATTTTCGAGcacctcctcaacaagccGGATGCCGAGTATCAGATCGCTTTCCGCCTCTTTGACGTTGAGCGCACCGGCTCTGTTAAGTATGACGATTTCCGCACGTTGTACGAGCTCAACAAGGGCCCCGACAACCTAACCTTCGACTGGGACTCCGACTGGGCCAAGATTTACATTGGTAACAAGAAGCACCGTCACCCTCTCGACTATCCTCAGTTCTGCCAAATGCTGCGCGGTCTCCAAGGCGAGCGCATTCGGCAGGCCTTCCACCAGCTTGACAAGgacggcgatggcttcatcagTGGTGAGGAGTTTGAGCGCATCATTGTCGAGACTGCCCGCCACAAGCTGTCTGAGCATATTCTTGACAATCTGCACACTCTTGTCAACCTCTCCATTGGTTCCAAGATTTCATACGCCAATGTGCGCGCTTTCCAGAACGTCATCGGCGGgatggatcttgttgagctCATCTTGCGCCGTGCCATTGACCAGAGCAAGGACGGCAAGATCACTCGACCTGAGTTCCTGAACGAGGCTGCCAAGCTCACACGTTTCTCTCTTTTCACGCCTATGGAAGCTGACATCCTTTTCCACTTTGCCGGACTTGACGAGCCCTCTGGCCGTCTGGGACTCTCCGATTTCGCCAAGGTCCTTGATCCTTCGTGGCGGAACCCCATTTACGACGCCGTCGAGGCCACAAAAGCCAAGGTTGCCGCTGGTGGTATCCTGATGGGAGTTCTGACCTCGGGTTACAACTTTGCTCTGGGTAGTGTTGCCGGTGCCTTTGGTGCCTTCATGGTGTACCCCATCGATTTGGTGAAGACGCGACTGCAGAACCAGCGAGGCGCCCAGCCCGGTCAGCGCCTCTACAAGAACTCGATTGATTGTTTCCAGAAGGTCATCCGCAACGAGGGATTCCGTGGTCTCTACTCGGGCGTGCTACCCCAGCTAGTTGGTGTTGCTCCAGAGAAGGCCATCAAGCTGACGGTGAACGATCTTGCCCGAAAGTACTTCACTGATAAGAACGGCAACATTTCAGTCTTGTCCGAGATGATTTCTGGTGGTTCTGCTGGTGCCTGCCAAGTC GTCTTCACCAACCCTCTCGAGATCGTCAAGATTCGACTCCAGGTTCAGGGCGAGGTCGCCAAGACCGTCGAAGGAACACCGAAGCGATCGGCCATGTGGATCGTGCGCAATCTGGGTCTTGTTGGACTGTACAAGGGTGCTTCGGCGTGTCTGCTCCGTGACGTTCCCTTCTCGGCCATCTACTTCCCTACCTACAGCCATCTCAAGAAGGACTTCTTTGGCGAGTCTCCGACCAACAAGCTGGGTGTTTTGCAGCTGCTGACTGCTGGTGCGATTGCCGGTATGCCCGCTGCCTACTTGACGACACCCTGTGACGTTATCAAGACCCGACTTCAGGTCGAAGCCCGCAAGGGCGAGGCCACATATAACGGTCTGCGACACGCCGCCAAGACAATCTGGAAGGAGGAGGGTTTCACTGCCTTCTTCAAGGGTGGTCCCGCGCGTATTTTCcgatcttctcctcagtTCGGCTTCACCCTTGCCGCATATGAAGTTCTTCAGACCCTTCTACCCATGCCTGGTActcagaaggagaagattcCTACAGGCGTGTCAGATGCCGTGTCAACGGTCAAGGGCAGCCTGGACACTAGTCCATATGGTCGCAGCCGCAACGCCCTTAAAGTGatcctcgatcttgatgaggaCTTTGGCAAGGTCAAGCTTCCCAATGAGAAGGGCTGGCGATCGCTGCCCAAGATCATGGGCGGTGGTGGTCAGTAG
- a CDS encoding hypothetical protein (At least one base has a quality score < 10) — MLRGLQGERIRQAFHQLDKDGDGFISGEEFERIIVETARHKLSEHILDNLHTLVNLSIGSKISYANVRAFQNVIGGMDLVELILRRAIDQSKDGKITRPEFLNEAAKLTRFSLFTPMEADILFHFAGLDEPSGRLGLSDFAKVLDPSWRNPIYDAVEATKAKVAAGGILMGVLTSGYNFALGSVAGAFGAFMVYPIDLVKTRLQNQRGAQPGQRLYKNSIDCFQKVIRNEGFRGLYSGVLPQLVGVAPEKAIKLTVNDLARKYFTDKNGNISVLSEMISGGSAGACQVVFTNPLEIVKIRLQVQGEVAKTVEGTPKRSAMWIVRNLGLVGLYKGASACLLRDVPFSAIYFPTYSHLKKDFFGESPTNKLGVLQLLTAGAIAGMPAAYLTTPCDVIKTRLQVEARKGEATYNGLRHAAKTIWKEEGFTAFFKGGPARIFRSSPQFGFTLAAYEVLQTLLPMPGTQKEKIPTGVSDAVSTVKGSLDTSPYGRSRNALKVILDLDEDFGKVKLPNEKGWRSLPKIMGGGGQ, encoded by the exons ATGCTGCGCGGTCTCCAAGGCGAGCGCATTCGGCAGGCCTTCCACCAGCTTGACAAGgacggcgatggcttcatcagTGGTGAGGAGTTTGAGCGCATCATTGTCGAGACTGCCCGCCACAAGCTGTCTGAGCATATTCTTGACAATCTGCACACTCTTGTCAACCTCTCCATTGGTTCCAAGATTTCATACGCCAATGTGCGCGCTTTCCAGAACGTCATCGGCGGgatggatcttgttgagctCATCTTGCGCCGTGCCATTGACCAGAGCAAGGACGGCAAGATCACTCGACCTGAGTTCCTGAACGAGGCTGCCAAGCTCACACGTTTCTCTCTTTTCACGCCTATGGAAGCTGACATCCTTTTCCACTTTGCCGGACTTGACGAGCCCTCTGGCCGTCTGGGACTCTCCGATTTCGCCAAGGTCCTTGATCCTTCGTGGCGGAACCCCATTTACGACGCCGTCGAGGCCACAAAAGCCAAGGTTGCCGCTGGTGGTATCCTGATGGGAGTTCTGACCTCGGGTTACAACTTTGCTCTGGGTAGTGTTGCCGGTGCCTTTGGTGCCTTCATGGTGTACCCCATCGATTTGGTGAAGACGCGACTGCAGAACCAGCGAGGCGCCCAGCCCGGTCAGCGCCTCTACAAGAACTCGATTGATTGTTTCCAGAAGGTCATCCGCAACGAGGGATTCCGTGGTCTCTACTCGGGCGTGCTACCCCAGCTAGTTGGTGTTGCTCCAGAGAAGGCCATCAAGCTGACGGTGAACGATCTTGCCCGAAAGTACTTCACTGATAAGAACGGCAACATTTCAGTCTTGTCCGAGATGATTTCTGGTGGTTCTGCTGGTGCCTGCCAAGTC GTCTTCACCAACCCTCTCGAGATCGTCAAGATTCGACTCCAGGTTCAGGGCGAGGTCGCCAAGACCGTCGAAGGAACACCGAAGCGATCGGCCATGTGGATCGTGCGCAATCTGGGTCTTGTTGGACTGTACAAGGGTGCTTCGGCGTGTCTGCTCCGTGACGTTCCCTTCTCGGCCATCTACTTCCCTACCTACAGCCATCTCAAGAAGGACTTCTTTGGCGAGTCTCCGACCAACAAGCTGGGTGTTTTGCAGCTGCTGACTGCTGGTGCGATTGCCGGTATGCCCGCTGCCTACTTGACGACACCCTGTGACGTTATCAAGACCCGACTTCAGGTCGAAGCCCGCAAGGGCGAGGCCACATATAACGGTCTGCGACACGCCGCCAAGACAATCTGGAAGGAGGAGGGTTTCACTGCCTTCTTCAAGGGTGGTCCCGCGCGTATTTTCcgatcttctcctcagtTCGGCTTCACCCTTGCCGCATATGAAGTTCTTCAGACCCTTCTACCCATGCCTGGTActcagaaggagaagattcCTACAGGCGTGTCAGATGCCGTGTCAACGGTCAAGGGCAGCCTGGACACTAGTCCATATGGTCGCAGCCGCAACGCCCTTAAAGTGatcctcgatcttgatgaggaCTTTGGCAAGGTCAAGCTTCCCAATGAGAAGGGCTGGCGATCGCTGCCCAAGATCATGGGCGGTGGTGGTCAGTAG